Proteins encoded together in one bacterium window:
- a CDS encoding DUF4838 domain-containing protein, whose product MRASWVALVAVWSACVGVGAAYGERLTLVDNGKATAGIVLAAQPTRAAQFAAAELQYHLRKMTGATVPLAKDTDPAPQPAILVGESAATRALNLKSSDFGPQEYLVGFRPQALVLMGRDGDDRGAMDYQKAATFPGDFDEQGTVYAVYDFLERYCGVRWYLPTELGEVIPPRQSLTAEGQDVRRKPAMIYRYVYRGEALPADLIGDTVDHEGGYPSLDQRSSRLFMRRMRQGGARYNANHSFYGFYSRFLKEHPDWFAQGHTGEPPQMCFTSPGFTNQVVADARQYFSTGKVERQAVAAGDFFALVPMDNATWCRCERCQAQILEQPTRGYPDTSNDTASNYIFGFINRVAREVGKTDPDKWLAALAYSRYVYPPTREPLERNVSIMLCLPIRLTYSRESMANDRRILDAWTRESVERPKFVWLYYCYPSLWAAAQGWRPYPGFFAHSIVGQFAQFHRSGVRGFFIEPAYLAHSQRSPLMDQLETYLTYHLAFDPTLDGNRIINEFFTSYYGPAAAPMRKLYESMEATYADPANHPGASRAQTELQAWTYLGTEARLREYRDLISQARRLARGGDELTQQRVALFDRGIVRWMAAGRKSFVQMQALHGSTPPSADIPRVADAGGNADRVDWNAAAVLGQWSSLRGEPSARQVQARLAHDGQFLYVELEEAGIDPSKLVLGDSITVWNEDEWEVFFAGKRGPRYRQMGLNAAGVHFDLAYDEPSKDWQSGVMLRSDVSAKDRWRVRMALPLRQLVYGGAKPGDRLYFNAIRATRMVRSIAWSPTYGGFREPMRMGEIRLAK is encoded by the coding sequence TTGCGGGCATCATGGGTGGCGCTTGTTGCTGTGTGGTCGGCATGTGTCGGCGTGGGGGCGGCTTACGGGGAGCGGTTGACGCTGGTTGACAACGGGAAGGCGACGGCAGGCATCGTGCTGGCCGCTCAGCCCACGCGCGCGGCGCAGTTCGCCGCCGCCGAACTGCAATATCACCTACGCAAGATGACCGGGGCCACGGTGCCGCTGGCGAAGGACACCGACCCGGCCCCGCAGCCGGCGATCCTGGTCGGCGAGAGCGCGGCCACACGGGCCCTGAATCTCAAGAGCAGCGACTTCGGGCCCCAGGAATACCTGGTCGGCTTCCGCCCGCAGGCGCTGGTGCTCATGGGGCGCGATGGCGACGACCGCGGCGCAATGGACTACCAGAAGGCGGCCACCTTCCCGGGTGACTTCGACGAGCAGGGCACCGTGTACGCGGTCTATGACTTCCTGGAGCGCTACTGTGGCGTGCGCTGGTACCTGCCGACCGAACTGGGCGAAGTGATCCCGCCGCGCCAGTCCCTGACGGCCGAGGGGCAGGACGTGCGGCGCAAGCCGGCGATGATCTACCGCTATGTCTACCGGGGCGAGGCCCTGCCCGCGGACCTGATCGGCGATACCGTGGACCACGAGGGCGGCTACCCCTCGCTCGACCAGCGCTCGTCACGTCTCTTCATGCGGCGGATGCGCCAGGGCGGCGCGCGCTATAACGCCAACCACTCGTTCTACGGTTTCTATAGCCGCTTCCTCAAGGAGCACCCGGACTGGTTCGCACAGGGCCACACGGGCGAGCCCCCGCAGATGTGCTTCACGAGCCCGGGCTTCACCAACCAGGTCGTCGCCGATGCCCGGCAGTACTTCAGCACCGGCAAGGTGGAACGCCAGGCCGTCGCGGCCGGCGACTTCTTCGCCCTGGTGCCCATGGACAACGCCACCTGGTGCCGCTGCGAGCGCTGCCAGGCCCAGATCCTGGAGCAGCCCACGCGGGGCTACCCGGACACCTCCAACGACACGGCCAGCAACTACATCTTCGGGTTCATCAACCGGGTGGCGCGCGAAGTGGGCAAGACCGACCCGGACAAGTGGCTGGCGGCCCTGGCGTATAGCCGCTATGTCTATCCGCCCACGCGCGAGCCGCTGGAGAGGAACGTGAGCATCATGCTGTGCCTGCCGATCCGGCTGACCTACAGCCGCGAGTCCATGGCCAACGATCGGCGCATCCTGGACGCCTGGACACGCGAGTCGGTGGAGCGCCCGAAGTTCGTGTGGCTCTACTACTGCTACCCGAGCCTGTGGGCCGCTGCGCAGGGCTGGCGGCCCTATCCGGGTTTCTTCGCCCACAGCATCGTCGGCCAGTTCGCGCAGTTCCACCGCAGCGGGGTGCGCGGGTTCTTCATCGAGCCCGCCTACCTGGCCCACAGCCAGCGCAGTCCGCTCATGGATCAGCTGGAGACCTACCTCACGTATCATCTGGCCTTCGACCCGACGCTGGACGGCAACCGGATCATCAACGAGTTCTTCACCAGCTACTACGGCCCGGCGGCAGCGCCGATGCGGAAGCTGTACGAGAGCATGGAGGCGACGTACGCCGACCCCGCCAACCACCCCGGCGCCAGCCGCGCCCAGACCGAACTGCAGGCCTGGACGTACCTGGGCACCGAGGCCCGGCTGCGGGAGTACCGGGACTTGATCTCACAGGCGCGGCGGCTGGCGCGCGGCGGGGATGAACTCACCCAGCAGCGCGTGGCCCTGTTCGACCGCGGCATCGTCCGCTGGATGGCCGCGGGGCGCAAGAGCTTCGTGCAGATGCAGGCCCTGCACGGCTCAACGCCGCCGAGCGCCGACATCCCCCGCGTCGCGGACGCGGGCGGTAACGCGGACCGGGTGGACTGGAACGCCGCGGCGGTGCTGGGCCAGTGGAGCAGTCTGCGTGGCGAGCCCAGCGCCCGGCAGGTGCAGGCGCGCCTGGCGCACGACGGCCAGTTCCTGTACGTGGAGCTGGAGGAGGCGGGCATTGACCCGTCCAAGCTCGTGCTGGGCGACTCGATCACCGTGTGGAACGAGGACGAGTGGGAGGTTTTCTTCGCCGGCAAGCGGGGCCCGCGCTACCGGCAGATGGGCCTGAACGCCGCCGGGGTGCACTTCGACCTCGCCTACGATGAGCCGAGCAAGGACTGGCAGAGCGGCGTGATGCTGCGCTCGGATGTGTCGGCTAAGGACCGCTGGCGCGTGCGCATGGCGCTGCCGCTCCGCCAGCTCGTGTATGGCGGCGCCAAGCCCGGCGACAGGCTGTACTTCAACGCCATCCGCGCCACCCGCATGGTGCGGTCCATCGCCTGGTCGCCGACCTACGGCGGCTTCCGCGAGCCGATGCGGATGGGCGAGATCCGTCTGGCGAAGTAA
- a CDS encoding PFL family protein, translating to MPLLNTDEIMETLQMIEEENLDIRTITMGISLRDCTDRDLARVREMVGDKIVRLSERLVPVAEEIAAEFGIPIINKRLSVTPLALVADGHSPEDFLALAQTLDEAAQRVGVNFIGGFSALVHKGYTRGDEALIQALPQALASTQIVCSSVNVATTRAGINMDAVRQMGEVIVATAGLTADQNGLGCAKLVVFANATEDNPFMAGAFHGVGEPECCINVGVSGPGVVKRALEKVPEGDLGVVAETVKKTAFKITRMGQLVAQEASRRLGVPFGIVDLSLAPTSAVGDSVAHILEEMGLQQCGAAGSTAALALLNDAVKKGGLMATSYAGGLSGAFIPVSEDLGMIEAAEAGVLSIEKLEAMTAVCSVGLDMIAVPGDTPATTIAALIADEAAIGVVNNKTTAVRIIPAPGKQVGDTIEFGGLLGRAPIMAVSALDSSRFIGRGGRIPAPLQGLRN from the coding sequence ATGCCCCTACTCAACACTGACGAGATCATGGAAACGCTGCAGATGATCGAGGAAGAGAACCTCGACATCCGCACCATCACGATGGGCATCTCGCTGCGCGACTGCACCGACCGTGACCTGGCGCGCGTGCGGGAGATGGTCGGCGACAAGATCGTGCGTCTGTCCGAGCGCCTGGTTCCCGTGGCCGAAGAGATCGCTGCCGAGTTCGGCATCCCCATCATCAACAAGCGCCTGTCGGTGACGCCCCTGGCGCTGGTGGCCGACGGGCACTCACCGGAGGACTTCCTGGCTCTCGCGCAGACCCTCGACGAGGCGGCCCAGCGGGTCGGAGTCAACTTCATCGGCGGCTTCTCGGCGCTGGTGCACAAGGGCTACACGCGGGGCGATGAGGCCCTCATCCAGGCGCTGCCCCAGGCCCTGGCGAGCACACAGATCGTCTGCTCATCGGTCAATGTCGCGACCACGCGCGCGGGGATCAACATGGATGCCGTGCGCCAGATGGGCGAGGTGATCGTCGCGACCGCAGGCCTGACCGCCGACCAGAACGGCCTGGGCTGCGCCAAGCTTGTGGTCTTCGCCAACGCCACGGAGGACAACCCCTTCATGGCCGGGGCATTTCACGGGGTGGGCGAGCCGGAGTGCTGCATCAACGTGGGCGTGAGCGGCCCCGGCGTGGTGAAGCGCGCGCTGGAGAAAGTGCCGGAGGGCGACCTCGGCGTCGTGGCCGAGACGGTGAAGAAGACGGCCTTCAAGATCACGCGCATGGGGCAACTCGTCGCCCAGGAGGCTTCGCGCCGCCTCGGTGTGCCTTTCGGCATCGTAGACCTGTCGCTGGCCCCCACGTCGGCCGTCGGTGACAGCGTGGCGCACATCCTCGAGGAGATGGGCCTGCAACAGTGCGGCGCGGCGGGCAGCACGGCGGCCCTAGCCCTGCTCAACGACGCAGTGAAGAAGGGCGGGCTGATGGCGACCTCGTACGCGGGGGGCCTCAGCGGGGCCTTCATCCCCGTCAGCGAGGACCTCGGCATGATCGAGGCGGCTGAGGCAGGAGTGCTGTCCATCGAGAAGCTGGAGGCGATGACGGCGGTGTGCTCGGTGGGGCTGGATATGATCGCCGTCCCCGGCGACACGCCCGCGACGACCATCGCCGCCCTGATCGCCGACGAGGCCGCCATCGGCGTCGTGAACAACAAAACGACCGCCGTGCGGATCATCCCGGCGCCGGGCAAGCAGGTCGGCGACACCATCGAGTTCGGCGGGCTGCTGGGCCGGGCGCCGATCATGGCCGTCAGCGCGCTCGACAGCAGCCGCTTCATCGGGCGCGGCGGTCGCATTCCCGCGCCGCTGCAGGGGCTGAGGAACTAG
- a CDS encoding DUF6259 domain-containing protein, which yields MRTRWYLWVLTPVLTCAAVWAQAPRVEEQADRVVLRSECLTMALSKAEKGAIVSLVDAASGREMVAAQAAPQLFALTLTDDADATRKQIPVSSREAATCAVEVRSEGARGLATLRFGNLGGRGIEATCTAAVATGDPYVRWRLSLRLPEKLTLTRVDFPLVVLRAPLAAGTPGEAVVLGATKGGVYPQPSQWAQGTGLWRGMPGSLAAQFATVYDDAGGFLTACHDSLGTPKTVGVRRGPEGLEVSWTRACFTPATWALDYDVVQTVFRSPDASRPTDWRDAADLYKQWAVRQPWCARTYAERKGIPAWMKAGPAMVRFNRGWLAAPERIEKWLARYWGRYFADRRPLITAYWGWEKVQTWVTPDYFPVYPSDEQFARLQKLARARNGHAFFWPSGYHYTLTYRKRDDGTFEWDDRARFAQVAQPHAVVTPEGKAYQAARSWLVGGETSCMCPGDPWTLDWFNHTAVECARRGVEIVQVDQVVGGSFPACYTTRHPHPPGPGLWQTEVFHRQLQTMLAAMRKIERDSVVCFEEPNEVFLQEIGLQDYRDWEVFRSARPPVELASVFNYLYHEYVPTFQSNPREGNKVMAAYCLVNGQVPHFVPSSGFDLGSAPRNGAFESWTGEVPEGWDKVAGWQGKTFDGRCHRDDQVKHGGVASLRLENQQESEVVQVSQNLSVGAPLIVGKRYRLSAWVKTGHLAKPNQIGFTTLTTDLKGTGGGGAIAFPAQAGDWTRGQAEFAVPEGSDFLRIMIHVQGPAQVWVDDMLLEEVLPDGTARPVTWPDTPADHDLMKQWADLYHGAGRPYLLLGMMLHPPRLEVGSIQTQGHTWPAILHNAYRAPDGSEAVVVVNVSDQPQTGKLTWRAKLREVALEPWEVRLVR from the coding sequence GTGCGCACCCGCTGGTATCTCTGGGTTCTGACGCCCGTGTTGACCTGTGCCGCAGTCTGGGCGCAGGCGCCACGCGTCGAGGAGCAGGCCGACCGTGTCGTGCTGCGCAGTGAGTGTCTGACCATGGCGCTGAGCAAGGCCGAGAAGGGGGCCATCGTGTCGCTGGTGGATGCGGCCTCGGGGCGCGAGATGGTGGCCGCTCAAGCCGCGCCGCAACTCTTTGCCCTGACCCTCACCGACGACGCCGACGCCACCCGCAAGCAGATCCCGGTGTCCAGCCGTGAGGCCGCGACTTGCGCGGTTGAAGTGCGCTCGGAGGGCGCTCGCGGTCTGGCGACGCTGCGCTTTGGCAATCTCGGCGGACGAGGGATTGAGGCCACATGCACCGCGGCGGTGGCCACCGGGGACCCGTACGTGCGCTGGCGGCTGTCACTGCGCCTGCCGGAGAAGCTGACGCTGACGCGGGTGGACTTCCCGCTGGTGGTGCTGCGGGCGCCGTTGGCGGCGGGCACGCCAGGGGAAGCTGTTGTGCTCGGCGCGACAAAGGGCGGCGTCTACCCGCAGCCCTCCCAGTGGGCGCAGGGAACCGGCCTGTGGCGCGGGATGCCCGGCAGCCTCGCGGCCCAGTTCGCCACGGTCTACGACGACGCCGGCGGCTTTCTCACCGCCTGCCACGACAGCCTCGGCACCCCCAAGACGGTCGGCGTGCGGCGCGGTCCGGAGGGGCTGGAGGTCAGTTGGACACGCGCTTGCTTCACCCCGGCGACCTGGGCGCTGGACTATGACGTGGTGCAGACGGTCTTCCGCAGCCCCGACGCGTCGCGGCCCACCGACTGGCGCGATGCCGCCGACCTGTACAAGCAGTGGGCGGTCCGGCAGCCCTGGTGCGCGCGGACGTACGCCGAGCGCAAAGGGATCCCCGCCTGGATGAAGGCCGGCCCGGCGATGGTGCGGTTCAACCGGGGCTGGCTGGCCGCCCCGGAGCGCATCGAGAAGTGGCTGGCGCGGTACTGGGGGCGGTACTTCGCGGATCGCCGCCCGCTCATCACCGCGTACTGGGGCTGGGAGAAGGTCCAGACCTGGGTCACTCCCGACTACTTCCCGGTGTACCCGTCCGACGAGCAGTTTGCCCGGCTCCAGAAGCTTGCCCGCGCACGCAACGGCCACGCCTTCTTCTGGCCCAGCGGCTACCACTACACGCTCACCTACCGCAAGCGGGACGACGGTACCTTCGAGTGGGATGACCGAGCGCGATTCGCGCAGGTGGCCCAGCCCCACGCAGTGGTGACCCCGGAGGGGAAGGCCTACCAGGCGGCCCGTTCGTGGTTGGTGGGGGGGGAGACGTCCTGCATGTGCCCCGGGGACCCGTGGACGCTCGACTGGTTCAACCACACTGCGGTCGAGTGCGCGCGGCGAGGCGTGGAGATCGTGCAGGTGGACCAGGTAGTCGGCGGGAGCTTCCCGGCCTGCTACACCACCCGGCACCCGCACCCGCCCGGCCCGGGCCTGTGGCAGACCGAGGTCTTCCACCGTCAGCTGCAGACGATGCTTGCCGCCATGCGGAAGATCGAGCGGGACTCGGTGGTGTGCTTCGAGGAGCCCAACGAAGTGTTCCTGCAGGAGATCGGCCTGCAAGACTACCGCGACTGGGAGGTGTTCCGGTCCGCCAGGCCGCCCGTCGAGCTAGCCTCGGTCTTCAACTATCTCTACCACGAGTACGTGCCGACCTTCCAGAGCAACCCCCGCGAGGGGAACAAGGTCATGGCCGCATACTGCCTCGTCAACGGCCAGGTGCCCCACTTCGTCCCCTCGTCGGGGTTCGACCTCGGCAGCGCGCCGCGCAATGGAGCGTTCGAGAGCTGGACCGGCGAGGTGCCCGAGGGCTGGGACAAAGTCGCCGGCTGGCAGGGCAAGACCTTTGACGGACGCTGCCACCGTGATGATCAGGTCAAGCACGGCGGGGTCGCGAGTCTGCGGCTGGAGAACCAGCAGGAGAGCGAGGTCGTGCAGGTCTCGCAGAACCTGTCAGTCGGCGCCCCACTCATCGTGGGCAAGCGCTACCGCCTGAGCGCCTGGGTCAAGACCGGCCACCTGGCCAAGCCCAACCAGATCGGCTTCACCACGCTGACTACAGACCTCAAGGGCACCGGCGGGGGCGGCGCCATTGCGTTCCCGGCGCAGGCTGGCGACTGGACACGGGGACAGGCCGAGTTCGCCGTCCCGGAGGGTTCGGACTTCCTGCGGATCATGATCCACGTGCAGGGCCCGGCGCAGGTGTGGGTGGACGACATGCTGCTGGAGGAAGTACTGCCCGACGGCACGGCTCGCCCGGTGACATGGCCGGACACGCCGGCCGACCACGACCTGATGAAGCAGTGGGCCGACCTGTACCACGGCGCGGGGCGACCGTATCTGCTGCTGGGGATGATGCTGCATCCGCCGCGCCTGGAGGTCGGCAGCATCCAGACGCAGGGGCACACGTGGCCGGCGATCCTGCATAACGCCTACCGCGCACCGGACGGCAGTGAGGCCGTGGTGGTGGTCAATGTCAGCGATCAGCCGCAGACAGGGAAGCTGACATGGCGGGCGAAGCTCAGGGAGGTGGCGCTGGAACCGTGGGAGGTGCGCCTGGTGCGGTGA
- a CDS encoding DUF6259 domain-containing protein — protein MQSGTTSVNGLGEAGEMRLQDTSGLSVRFSAQGQLLSLEREGCAWSFVAPCHGWALRTAWDDANPGMLRPGPAARVTQPDATHLVVELDRLQYDDGREVEAAVELVWEVADGLLLGRLARLELPEGLKPVALACPDVRVPYGDGAQWLVPHDLGMVVDAPLAQAVDAPDMSAHSRMRAHMQFTAWLAGGIGLHLAGRDTEGWMKSLLLRVGQGTAEVCLEHLLPQPVSGRPEFPRYAVSLAPFVGGWYEAAQVYRPWALQQYWAARGPEQRRDTYVAEVACWLWLRGRISNVCPPAKEVARRLGLPVALDWYWWHKNPYDTSYPDYFPPREGAEAFSAAVADLQQHGVSTQVYTNGMSWDREEPRWETDGRACTTVLRDGEYWGHVYNTWANRRLMHTCGAADGWHRQALITADGVAALGLDGLYMDQIAIVGGTTPCFSTEHGHVPGGGSYGVQGFRDLFRKVRARHPNLVLSSESVAEVYQDLLDCCITLHTSWEASCGAAGCQHANLVPLFPAVYHGRAVVFGNYAHIDGITPYDELWPQDARPDPSEERDWHALCPDQFALDMARTVACGCQPLATNLTAQHLSSPDLAADVAFFLDLARFFHAHREWLLWGDMLAPGTVDCETVEVTCIQRSIFTPPSTIEPFTVQRPAVLHSAWRSPDGAAGLFLFNYTRTEQTVTITRSDGLVPDGEPSTLTLPPRSMRCVPLVSSP, from the coding sequence ATGCAGAGCGGGACGACGTCGGTCAACGGGCTGGGCGAGGCGGGAGAGATGCGGTTGCAGGACACCTCGGGTCTGAGTGTGCGGTTCTCCGCGCAGGGGCAGCTTCTGTCCCTGGAGCGCGAGGGCTGCGCCTGGAGCTTCGTGGCCCCGTGCCATGGTTGGGCGCTGCGCACCGCGTGGGACGACGCGAACCCCGGGATGCTGCGCCCCGGCCCCGCCGCTCGCGTGACCCAACCCGATGCGACCCACCTGGTCGTGGAGCTGGACCGGCTGCAGTATGACGACGGCCGCGAGGTCGAGGCCGCGGTGGAGTTGGTGTGGGAGGTCGCCGACGGCCTGCTCCTGGGTCGGCTCGCGCGTCTGGAGCTGCCCGAGGGGCTCAAGCCCGTTGCGCTGGCTTGCCCCGATGTGCGCGTGCCCTACGGCGACGGCGCTCAGTGGCTCGTGCCACACGACCTGGGCATGGTCGTGGATGCCCCCCTCGCGCAGGCCGTGGACGCCCCCGACATGAGCGCCCACAGTCGCATGCGGGCGCACATGCAGTTCACCGCCTGGCTCGCGGGCGGCATCGGCCTGCACTTGGCCGGCCGCGACACCGAGGGCTGGATGAAGTCCCTGCTGCTCCGCGTGGGGCAGGGGACTGCCGAGGTGTGCCTGGAGCACCTGCTGCCCCAGCCGGTGTCCGGGCGTCCCGAGTTCCCCCGCTACGCCGTATCGCTCGCGCCGTTCGTGGGTGGCTGGTACGAGGCCGCGCAGGTGTACCGCCCGTGGGCCCTGCAGCAGTACTGGGCCGCGCGCGGTCCGGAGCAGCGGCGCGACACCTACGTGGCCGAGGTCGCCTGCTGGCTCTGGCTGCGGGGGCGCATCAGCAACGTCTGCCCGCCCGCCAAGGAGGTCGCCCGGCGGCTGGGCCTGCCCGTGGCCCTGGACTGGTACTGGTGGCACAAGAACCCGTATGACACGAGCTATCCCGACTACTTCCCACCCCGTGAGGGGGCCGAAGCCTTCAGCGCCGCCGTCGCCGATCTGCAGCAGCACGGAGTGAGCACGCAGGTCTACACCAACGGCATGTCCTGGGACCGTGAGGAGCCGCGCTGGGAGACCGACGGCCGCGCCTGCACCACGGTTCTGCGCGACGGCGAGTACTGGGGGCATGTCTACAACACGTGGGCGAACCGCCGCCTCATGCACACCTGCGGCGCGGCCGACGGCTGGCACCGCCAGGCGCTCATTACCGCCGACGGCGTGGCCGCCCTGGGCCTGGACGGGCTGTACATGGACCAAATCGCCATTGTCGGCGGCACGACGCCGTGCTTCAGTACCGAGCACGGGCACGTGCCCGGCGGCGGCTCCTATGGCGTCCAGGGCTTCCGCGACCTGTTCCGCAAGGTGCGGGCGCGCCACCCGAACCTGGTGCTCAGCAGCGAGAGCGTCGCCGAGGTATACCAGGACCTCCTCGACTGCTGCATCACGCTGCACACCAGTTGGGAAGCCTCGTGCGGGGCGGCCGGCTGCCAACACGCCAACCTCGTCCCGCTCTTCCCGGCGGTCTACCACGGCCGCGCCGTCGTGTTCGGCAACTACGCCCACATTGACGGCATCACGCCCTATGACGAGCTGTGGCCGCAGGACGCGCGCCCCGATCCGAGCGAGGAGCGCGACTGGCACGCCCTGTGCCCCGACCAGTTCGCCCTGGACATGGCCCGCACCGTCGCCTGCGGCTGCCAGCCCCTCGCCACCAATCTGACGGCCCAGCACCTCAGCAGCCCTGACCTGGCCGCCGATGTCGCCTTCTTCCTCGACCTCGCCCGCTTCTTCCACGCCCACCGCGAGTGGCTGCTCTGGGGCGACATGCTCGCCCCCGGCACGGTAGACTGTGAGACCGTCGAAGTCACCTGCATCCAGCGCAGCATCTTCACGCCGCCCTCCACCATCGAGCCCTTCACGGTGCAGCGCCCGGCCGTCCTGCACAGCGCCTGGCGCAGTCCTGACGGAGCCGCCGGCCTGTTCCTGTTCAACTACACGCGGACCGAGCAGACCGTCACCATCACACGCTCGGACGGCCTGGTCCCCGACGGCGAACCCTCCACTCTGACCTTGCCTCCCCGCTCCATGCGCTGCGTGCCCCTGGTGAGCAGCCCCTGA